One window from the genome of Alkalihalobacillus sp. LMS6 encodes:
- the rpiB gene encoding ribose 5-phosphate isomerase B — MKIAIGSDHNAFELKEELKQFMINNGFNVEDYGCYSCEAVDYPDVSFRVADDIKSGKVDRGVLVCGTGIGVAIAAGKVPGIRAALCHDTYSAERAQLSNNAQIITMGAKIIGPEVAKKVLEAYLNVQFEGGASARKIQQITDQEDIYIQQESRS, encoded by the coding sequence ATGAAGATTGCAATTGGCTCAGACCACAATGCGTTCGAATTAAAAGAAGAATTAAAACAATTTATGATAAATAACGGGTTTAATGTTGAGGATTATGGCTGTTATTCATGTGAAGCGGTTGATTATCCAGATGTTTCTTTTCGAGTTGCTGATGATATTAAAAGCGGGAAGGTCGATAGAGGTGTGCTTGTATGTGGTACAGGGATTGGTGTCGCAATCGCAGCAGGAAAAGTCCCAGGAATTCGAGCTGCTTTGTGCCATGATACTTACTCTGCAGAAAGAGCACAATTAAGTAATAATGCGCAAATTATTACCATGGGCGCAAAAATTATTGGACCTGAGGTAGCAAAAAAAGTGTTAGAGGCATATTTAAACGTTCAGTTTGAAGGTGGCGCGTCAGCTCGAAAAATTCAACAGATTACCGATCAAGAAGACATCTATATTCAGCAAGAAAGCAGGTCATAG
- a CDS encoding dihydroxyacetone kinase subunit DhaK, whose product MKKLVNDPDYVVDEMIEGYVKAFPQQIARVGKSGRALVSKAALDTEGKVGVVIGGGSGHEPAFMGYIGEGMADGVAVGNIFASPPPQPILEATEAINKDAGMIYIYGNYAGDIMNFGMASDLADLEHDIHVHSIVVRDDVASAPASEKHKRRGIAGEFFITKVAGAASAKGDSVEEVVRKTTKANEWVRSMGVGLSPCSLPQTGQPSFHLEDNEMEIGLGHHGEPGIEKGPLATADEVTDRLVNDILADVELQKNDEVAVLINGLGSTTHMELYIMFRRVEQRLSERGIHIFKSYVGNYSTSLEMGGSSITIMKVDEELKECMQAPANCPMYAQV is encoded by the coding sequence ATGAAAAAACTCGTAAACGATCCAGATTATGTTGTCGACGAAATGATAGAAGGCTATGTAAAAGCATTCCCACAGCAGATTGCCCGTGTAGGAAAAAGCGGCAGAGCGCTCGTATCAAAAGCAGCGTTAGATACGGAAGGGAAAGTTGGCGTCGTTATAGGAGGGGGTTCAGGTCATGAGCCTGCTTTTATGGGCTATATTGGTGAAGGGATGGCTGACGGTGTAGCCGTTGGGAATATTTTTGCTTCTCCGCCGCCACAACCAATTTTGGAAGCAACAGAAGCGATAAATAAAGATGCTGGAATGATTTACATCTATGGGAATTATGCTGGAGATATTATGAACTTTGGAATGGCATCTGATTTAGCCGACCTTGAGCATGATATTCATGTACACTCTATTGTTGTGCGCGACGATGTGGCCTCCGCTCCAGCAAGTGAAAAGCATAAGCGCAGAGGAATTGCGGGTGAATTTTTTATTACAAAAGTAGCTGGCGCTGCTTCTGCAAAGGGAGACTCTGTAGAAGAAGTCGTTCGCAAAACAACAAAAGCAAATGAATGGGTTCGAAGTATGGGCGTTGGTTTATCTCCATGTTCATTGCCACAGACTGGGCAACCTAGTTTTCATTTAGAAGACAATGAGATGGAGATTGGCTTAGGTCATCACGGTGAACCGGGGATTGAAAAAGGGCCTTTAGCGACAGCTGATGAAGTGACTGACCGTCTTGTCAACGATATTTTAGCGGATGTGGAATTACAGAAAAACGACGAAGTAGCGGTCTTAATAAACGGGTTAGGTTCAACGACGCATATGGAATTGTATATTATGTTCCGTCGTGTGGAGCAACGTTTAAGTGAACGTGGGATTCACATCTTTAAAAGTTATGTCGGGAATTATAGTACGTCACTTGAAATGGGTGGAAGTTCCATTACGATTATGAAAGTAGATGAAGAGTTAAAAGAATGTATGCAGGCACCAGCAAATTGCCCAATGTATGCTCAAGTTTAA
- the dhaL gene encoding dihydroxyacetone kinase subunit DhaL: MKAIDFKNALIAMQERMVQERDYLCELDRQLGDGDHGVTMVIGWKAIGKQVVELTNETDISVICKEVAMTFLNAVGSSVGPLYATGFLQAGKGLKGVEELSLTDVKSFWIAFSEGIEYRGGAKIGDKTMVDTLAPLAAFLRDSEKDFDMDGALAAAREGMESTKQMHSNVGRSSRLGDRSVGAIDPGAASAFFLFETFCESIRALEKV, encoded by the coding sequence ATGAAAGCGATTGATTTTAAAAATGCGCTCATCGCCATGCAAGAACGAATGGTACAAGAACGCGATTATCTATGTGAACTTGACCGTCAATTAGGCGATGGTGACCACGGTGTCACAATGGTCATTGGTTGGAAGGCGATTGGAAAGCAAGTGGTGGAACTAACTAATGAGACTGACATTAGCGTTATTTGTAAAGAAGTGGCGATGACATTCCTTAATGCAGTTGGTTCATCTGTTGGACCTTTGTACGCAACGGGATTCTTACAGGCTGGAAAAGGGTTGAAGGGAGTAGAGGAGCTCTCCCTAACAGATGTAAAATCGTTCTGGATTGCTTTCTCAGAAGGGATTGAATATCGTGGTGGTGCAAAAATTGGCGATAAAACGATGGTGGATACGTTAGCACCCCTAGCAGCATTTTTACGGGATTCGGAGAAAGACTTTGATATGGATGGTGCGCTTGCTGCGGCAAGAGAAGGAATGGAGTCGACGAAGCAGATGCATTCAAACGTAGGTCGTTCTAGCCGTTTAGGTGATCGTTCAGTTGGGGCAATTGATCCCGGTGCTGCTTCTGCATTCTTTTTATTCGAGACGTTCTGTGAGTCAATTCGTGCACTAGAAAAAGTATAA
- the glpX gene encoding class II fructose-bisphosphatase: MRDLVFSMANVTEVAAVSSYPWIGKGNKIEADRASTEAMRQALNKISFNGRIAIGEGEMDQAPMLFIGEKVGTGQGECIDLAVDPLDGTTPFSKGQGDCIAVLAGAPSGKLLHAPDMYMKKIAVGPEAKGQIHLDAPIEDNIRAVAKAKQKSLHDVTVIVQDRHRHTDLVERARAIGAKVKLFHEVDVTAALAPCLPRLHVDLFIGTGGAPEGVVAAAAIRSLEGDFQGRLLPENNEEFARCKRMGLENPTQLLQLDDLVASDDCFFVATGVTDGLLVNGVSPAQGDQLLTETFMVDGVHKSIRILQTTHSPKRLSHT, encoded by the coding sequence ATGAGAGACCTTGTTTTTTCGATGGCCAATGTAACAGAAGTGGCTGCTGTATCGTCGTATCCTTGGATTGGGAAAGGGAATAAGATAGAGGCTGATCGAGCCAGCACGGAAGCAATGCGTCAAGCGTTGAACAAAATCTCCTTTAATGGGCGTATCGCGATCGGAGAAGGGGAAATGGATCAAGCGCCGATGTTATTTATTGGCGAAAAAGTAGGAACCGGTCAAGGGGAATGCATTGATCTTGCTGTTGATCCATTAGATGGCACGACTCCTTTTTCAAAAGGGCAAGGCGACTGTATAGCGGTACTGGCTGGAGCCCCAAGCGGAAAACTGCTTCATGCGCCTGATATGTACATGAAAAAAATTGCCGTTGGTCCTGAAGCAAAAGGACAAATTCATTTAGATGCTCCAATTGAAGACAACATTAGAGCCGTTGCCAAAGCCAAACAGAAGTCACTCCATGATGTAACCGTTATTGTACAGGATCGACATCGGCATACTGACTTGGTTGAGCGAGCACGAGCAATAGGTGCAAAAGTCAAATTGTTTCATGAAGTCGATGTGACGGCTGCTTTAGCGCCATGTTTACCGCGATTACATGTAGACTTGTTTATTGGTACAGGTGGTGCACCCGAAGGCGTCGTTGCGGCAGCTGCCATTCGCTCTTTAGAAGGAGACTTTCAAGGGCGTTTACTACCGGAGAATAACGAGGAGTTTGCTCGTTGTAAACGAATGGGGCTTGAAAATCCGACGCAACTTTTACAGCTTGATGATTTAGTCGCTTCAGATGATTGTTTCTTCGTGGCAACAGGGGTCACAGATGGGTTACTTGTAAATGGCGTTAGTCCAGCGCAAGGTGATCAACTGCTAACGGAAACGTTTATGGTGGATGGCGTTCATAAAAGCATTCGCATTTTACAAACAACACATTCGCCAAAGCGATTGAGCCATACGTGA
- a CDS encoding LURP-one-related/scramblase family protein — MDFYIKQRIFSFRDQFTVFNGEKSPVYKVDGKFFSIGNQLAITTTEGTPVLQIKQQVMSFMPRYAILNEEKELCVVAKKMSFFRARYQIEPLNWSIEGSLFDHHYAVKDGNNEIMSVEKQWLSWGDTYHLHVQDPKHETISIALMIVLDMVHHQNKNNN; from the coding sequence ATGGACTTTTATATTAAACAACGAATCTTTTCTTTTCGGGATCAGTTTACGGTTTTCAATGGTGAAAAGAGCCCGGTCTATAAAGTGGACGGGAAGTTTTTTTCAATTGGTAATCAATTGGCGATCACAACAACAGAAGGAACGCCAGTCTTGCAGATTAAACAACAGGTGATGTCGTTTATGCCTCGTTATGCAATTTTGAACGAAGAAAAAGAATTATGTGTGGTGGCGAAAAAAATGAGTTTTTTTCGAGCTCGTTATCAAATTGAACCACTTAATTGGTCGATTGAAGGAAGTTTGTTTGATCATCATTATGCTGTCAAAGATGGAAACAACGAAATTATGTCGGTTGAGAAGCAATGGTTAAGTTGGGGGGATACGTATCATCTTCATGTTCAAGATCCTAAGCATGAAACGATTAGTATTGCGCTAATGATTGTTCTCGATATGGTTCATCACCAAAATAAAAATAACAACTAA
- a CDS encoding zinc-binding dehydrogenase, with the protein MRAVTLDKKGEVIVSENVKPEPGAREVRIRVVMSSLNFADLKQIRSGSKAVLGLDCVGIVEKVGDKVSKVKTGDRVMAFPFTSGHAAFAIATEALVFPISAEIGWEQAAAAPIVTFLSYFLTQKIHKLLPEDTMIVHAASGGVGTTIIQLAKNLGVQTIIGTVGNLSKADAVYKAGATHVFTYNAFKEETLHVTNNVGVSVVFDSVAGQVTQDSLDVLARFGTLIQFGNASGQRSVFTNVDVHKSCRTIKGFSFGTTRKYRPNVVEEIAADVLNLLEKRELVLATDKTFLLADAQEAYAYVKSRHHTGKVLLKISELGK; encoded by the coding sequence TTGCGTGCTGTTACGTTAGATAAGAAAGGTGAAGTCATTGTTTCAGAGAATGTAAAACCTGAGCCTGGAGCGAGGGAAGTAAGAATAAGAGTCGTAATGTCGAGCTTGAATTTTGCTGACTTAAAACAAATCAGGTCAGGTTCGAAAGCTGTATTAGGGTTGGATTGTGTAGGGATCGTTGAGAAAGTTGGCGACAAGGTATCTAAAGTGAAGACAGGCGATCGCGTCATGGCATTTCCTTTTACAAGTGGACATGCAGCGTTTGCGATTGCGACGGAGGCTCTTGTGTTTCCGATTTCAGCTGAGATTGGGTGGGAACAGGCTGCCGCGGCACCGATTGTAACCTTTCTTAGTTATTTTTTAACGCAAAAAATTCATAAGCTTCTCCCGGAAGATACAATGATTGTTCATGCTGCTTCAGGCGGGGTAGGGACAACGATCATTCAATTAGCAAAAAATTTAGGCGTACAAACGATTATTGGTACGGTAGGGAATCTCAGCAAAGCAGATGCTGTTTATAAAGCAGGAGCGACTCATGTATTTACGTATAATGCGTTTAAAGAAGAGACGCTACATGTGACAAATAATGTTGGTGTTTCAGTTGTTTTTGATAGTGTTGCTGGTCAAGTTACGCAAGATAGTTTAGATGTCCTCGCTCGTTTTGGAACACTGATTCAATTTGGCAATGCGAGCGGCCAACGAAGTGTATTTACAAATGTGGATGTACATAAAAGCTGTCGAACAATAAAAGGATTTAGCTTCGGAACGACCCGTAAGTACCGACCAAATGTAGTAGAAGAAATCGCCGCTGATGTACTAAATTTACTAGAAAAGAGAGAGTTAGTACTAGCGACAGATAAAACCTTTTTATTAGCAGATGCTCAAGAAGCGTATGCGTATGTAAAAAGTCGACACCATACAGGGAAAGTTTTGTTAAAAATAAGTGAATTAGGGAAATGA
- a CDS encoding metal ABC transporter solute-binding protein, Zn/Mn family: protein MKKTLLLTVSLSVTAMLAACGNDQGTDDHTEQLLIKTSIFPYQDWTTAIGGDYVDVENIVPAGADAHTYEPTPQEMIEVADADIFIYNGAELEPFADSILSAIENQDVHILEGSAQTHLIPSDHDHEHGDEHDISPLVNEGDVQINGIQDHYHSDDSATLTVDDEGDWYWYTSTDNENWDRVTEEPTNEYSFTTNHNGLHVQAVQYDENEEVSATSDTVQIIIDDHDDHDHNHGDYDPHVWLDPIRSIEIAQSIRDTLTELMPEQEDYFNENFQALEAQFHELDEAFVNTVETATHDTFIVSHAGYGYWEQRYGLNQIGIAGISPTSEPSQTELIQTVEKAQELGLHYVLFEPNITPRVSEIVQDHLDAEALQIHPLESLTEIDKENDEDYFSLMRSNVETLEQALNE, encoded by the coding sequence ATGAAGAAAACATTATTACTAACAGTTAGTCTATCTGTTACAGCAATGCTTGCTGCATGTGGCAACGACCAAGGAACTGATGACCATACAGAACAATTACTTATAAAAACATCTATTTTTCCTTATCAAGATTGGACGACTGCGATTGGAGGAGATTATGTTGATGTTGAAAACATCGTCCCTGCAGGAGCAGACGCTCACACATATGAACCGACCCCTCAAGAAATGATTGAAGTCGCTGATGCCGACATCTTTATTTATAACGGCGCAGAACTTGAACCTTTTGCTGATAGCATTTTATCTGCTATTGAAAACCAAGATGTTCACATTTTAGAAGGTAGTGCACAAACCCACTTAATCCCTAGTGATCATGACCACGAGCATGGCGATGAGCATGACATTTCTCCACTTGTTAATGAAGGAGATGTGCAAATAAACGGAATTCAAGACCATTACCATAGTGACGATAGTGCTACATTAACTGTCGATGATGAAGGGGATTGGTATTGGTACACAAGTACGGATAACGAAAATTGGGATCGAGTGACAGAAGAGCCTACTAATGAGTATTCTTTCACAACCAATCATAATGGTCTACATGTTCAAGCGGTCCAATATGACGAAAACGAAGAAGTGAGTGCAACAAGTGATACTGTTCAAATTATCATTGACGATCATGATGACCATGACCATAATCATGGAGATTATGATCCCCATGTCTGGTTAGACCCGATTCGTTCCATTGAAATCGCCCAAAGTATAAGAGACACACTCACTGAACTAATGCCTGAACAAGAAGACTATTTTAATGAAAATTTTCAAGCACTTGAAGCGCAATTCCATGAATTAGATGAAGCATTCGTTAATACAGTTGAAACAGCTACACACGATACATTTATTGTCTCACATGCCGGCTATGGGTATTGGGAGCAGCGCTATGGATTAAACCAAATCGGTATTGCTGGAATTTCACCAACAAGTGAACCATCGCAAACAGAGCTTATTCAAACGGTTGAAAAAGCGCAAGAACTGGGCTTACATTACGTTTTATTTGAACCAAACATTACGCCACGGGTATCTGAAATTGTTCAAGATCATTTAGACGCTGAAGCACTGCAAATCCATCCACTTGAATCGCTAACAGAAATAGATAAAGAGAACGATGAAGACTATTTCTCCTTGATGAGAAGCAATGTCGAGACATTAGAACAAGCTCTGAATGAGTAA
- a CDS encoding glycerophosphodiester phosphodiesterase family protein, which produces MERVIAHRGFSSLYPENTLKAFEEAIKCGCRTIEFDVHLSSDNIPVVIHDEKVNRVTNGSGYVKDLSVKALKELSVFETGKIPTLHETLLFLKGRAKPIIELKGPSTNQHLEKKVLESLNKVGMMKEAQIISFDLEKIDVVRELCSDVQLGYIQRRPKHATF; this is translated from the coding sequence TTGGAAAGAGTTATTGCACATCGCGGGTTTTCTAGCCTTTATCCTGAAAATACGCTGAAGGCTTTTGAAGAAGCGATAAAATGTGGGTGTCGAACGATTGAATTCGATGTGCACTTAAGTTCTGACAATATCCCGGTTGTTATACATGATGAAAAAGTCAATCGAGTAACGAATGGGTCTGGTTATGTAAAGGATTTAAGTGTAAAAGCATTAAAAGAATTAAGCGTGTTTGAAACTGGAAAAATTCCAACGTTGCACGAGACGCTCTTGTTCTTAAAGGGAAGAGCCAAGCCAATTATTGAATTAAAAGGCCCATCGACTAATCAACATTTAGAAAAAAAAGTTCTAGAGAGCTTAAATAAAGTAGGCATGATGAAAGAAGCACAAATCATTTCGTTTGATTTAGAAAAAATTGATGTCGTACGAGAATTGTGTTCAGACGTTCAACTAGGCTATATACAACGTCGACCGAAACATGCAACTTTTTAA
- a CDS encoding DUF6612 family protein encodes MTWLLVAPASTLMLVACGGDETGGEAGTEDANTNEEVQENESLSIEEVLQRTEDAMNDVNSFRTEMDMTYDVEADGEDGNESMQVGLNTMIDAIADPLAFEMSTTISASELGVDIGMDQYFVDGNFYMQSPLGGEWMSMDISDEMEMEEELQVDEQEQLQMLRDMMDQIEMTEEDNTYVISMEGNNEDVQELIYWYMDMGGQNEMALPQEELEMMMENMEIENMSYSLVIDQETFRQQSVVMNVDMMMEEDGESMSFTMDIDGTYSMYNEIDSIDIPDEVIENSVDLGEEFGDFNIDETDDM; translated from the coding sequence ATGACGTGGTTACTCGTTGCGCCAGCTAGCACACTGATGCTTGTGGCATGTGGCGGAGACGAAACTGGTGGAGAAGCTGGAACGGAAGACGCAAATACGAATGAGGAGGTTCAAGAAAACGAATCCCTTTCAATTGAAGAAGTGTTGCAACGGACTGAGGATGCAATGAATGACGTTAATAGTTTTAGAACTGAAATGGACATGACCTACGATGTAGAGGCTGACGGTGAAGATGGAAATGAATCGATGCAGGTTGGATTAAATACGATGATTGATGCAATCGCCGATCCCCTTGCATTTGAAATGAGTACAACGATATCTGCTTCAGAACTTGGCGTTGATATAGGGATGGATCAATATTTTGTTGATGGAAACTTTTACATGCAAAGTCCATTAGGTGGAGAATGGATGAGTATGGATATTAGCGATGAAATGGAAATGGAAGAGGAACTTCAAGTTGATGAGCAAGAGCAACTACAAATGTTGCGCGACATGATGGACCAAATTGAGATGACGGAAGAAGACAACACTTACGTGATTTCAATGGAAGGAAATAATGAAGACGTTCAAGAGCTTATTTATTGGTATATGGATATGGGAGGTCAAAATGAAATGGCTCTCCCTCAAGAAGAGCTTGAGATGATGATGGAAAACATGGAGATAGAAAATATGAGTTATTCTCTAGTTATCGACCAAGAGACTTTCCGTCAACAATCAGTAGTTATGAATGTTGACATGATGATGGAGGAAGATGGCGAATCGATGAGTTTCACAATGGATATAGACGGGACCTATTCCATGTATAATGAAATTGATTCCATTGATATTCCTGATGAAGTTATCGAGAATTCCGTTGATCTTGGGGAAGAATTTGGTGACTTTAACATTGATGAAACAGATGATATGTAG
- a CDS encoding DUF6081 family protein: MKKILGNFDTILSSEETWKIGGFPLPDGSFWSYREPEAVVIVRNGILYVRAPLSNQHDSIQILDNAKHMYYSAEPVVIPEEGQIEIELDIKARTKDTTPGDLYDGYVSFNLLDFTTGAALDFFATDDQYSSVYGILPFPGVNVPDTGKTKYFCLFKEAQEHFKPQDFNRYKIIYDRKNDEAIFYVNGHEVRRETQIPVKLNQFTIALGIMTEKDLTSEGSVSVHGQTVIGEYSPVTVTYHDGNSSQSES, from the coding sequence ATGAAAAAAATATTAGGTAACTTCGACACCATTTTATCAAGCGAAGAAACATGGAAAATTGGCGGATTCCCACTTCCCGATGGCTCATTTTGGAGCTATAGAGAACCAGAAGCAGTCGTTATTGTTCGCAACGGAATTCTTTACGTTCGTGCACCTTTATCAAACCAGCATGACTCGATTCAAATTTTAGACAACGCCAAGCACATGTATTACTCTGCTGAACCTGTTGTAATCCCAGAGGAAGGTCAAATTGAAATAGAGCTCGACATTAAAGCTCGTACAAAGGATACAACGCCAGGAGATCTTTATGATGGCTACGTTTCATTTAACCTTCTTGATTTCACAACTGGAGCTGCACTAGATTTCTTTGCTACAGACGATCAATATTCATCTGTTTATGGAATTCTACCTTTCCCAGGCGTTAATGTTCCAGATACCGGTAAAACGAAATACTTTTGCTTATTTAAAGAAGCGCAGGAACACTTTAAACCACAGGACTTCAATCGTTATAAAATTATCTATGACCGAAAAAATGATGAAGCGATTTTCTATGTAAATGGCCATGAAGTGAGAAGAGAAACACAAATCCCTGTTAAATTAAATCAGTTTACCATTGCATTAGGAATTATGACGGAAAAAGACCTTACGAGTGAAGGAAGTGTTTCCGTTCATGGTCAAACCGTTATTGGCGAATACTCTCCAGTAACTGTCACGTACCACGATGGAAATTCATCACAAAGCGAATCGTGA
- a CDS encoding prenyltransferase gives MILPVVIGSVAAFAWEQTFYPFYFILTLVGALAAHLFSNMINDLWDFRNGVDEKAEQSEESISTNSRLLANKKVSISTFAFVTWSLFAIAFAAGILLALFRGWELLLFALAGGLIAYFYVAPPLKFGYRGKGYSEIAIFLAFGVLPITGSYFVMTQSLPIDAFLLSIPIGLLTTLILFNHHFLHWRADQAAGKKTLVVVWGEQGGLRFSKTLAVLAFTSIPILSLIGVLPWYANLALIAAIPFAKTYQTLAETNPSPVYGQLMGASLKATIRTGLVIIASLLLNGFI, from the coding sequence ATGATTTTACCTGTCGTAATTGGTTCTGTTGCGGCATTCGCTTGGGAGCAAACCTTTTATCCTTTCTATTTTATCCTTACATTAGTCGGCGCACTCGCTGCGCATTTATTTTCAAATATGATTAATGACCTTTGGGATTTCCGTAATGGCGTTGATGAGAAAGCAGAGCAATCAGAAGAGTCCATCTCTACAAATTCTCGCTTGCTCGCAAACAAGAAAGTTTCTATTTCGACATTCGCATTTGTCACATGGAGCTTGTTCGCAATCGCTTTTGCTGCTGGTATCCTTTTAGCCCTATTTCGTGGGTGGGAGTTGCTTTTATTTGCCTTAGCTGGCGGATTAATTGCCTATTTCTATGTTGCTCCTCCTTTAAAATTTGGTTATCGCGGAAAAGGCTACAGCGAAATCGCCATTTTTCTCGCTTTTGGTGTGTTACCCATAACAGGAAGTTACTTTGTTATGACGCAATCTTTACCCATTGATGCATTTCTACTCTCCATTCCAATTGGGCTATTAACAACACTTATTTTATTTAACCATCATTTTCTACACTGGCGCGCAGATCAAGCGGCAGGTAAGAAAACGTTAGTCGTCGTATGGGGAGAGCAAGGCGGACTTCGCTTTTCAAAAACGTTGGCCGTTCTCGCATTTACATCAATTCCGATTTTGAGTCTTATTGGTGTACTCCCTTGGTATGCAAATCTTGCCTTAATCGCAGCCATTCCATTCGCAAAAACGTATCAAACGTTAGCAGAAACAAACCCTAGTCCTGTGTACGGTCAACTAATGGGTGCTTCCTTGAAAGCAACGATTCGTACTGGCTTAGTCATTATTGCATCTCTATTACTTAACGGATTTATTTAA
- a CDS encoding xanthine phosphoribosyltransferase, protein MKQLQDAIIERGTVLSTGVLKVDQFLNHQVDTQLMTEIGFEFARLFQDEKVTKVITIESSGIAPSFMCAHQLQTPLIFARKKKSVTMNQANVYSSRVYSFTKQEYSEVTVSKDLIEEGDRVLLIDDFLANGEAASGLINIVEQAGASVVGVGIVIEKSFQNGRKKLEERGLRIESLARIASLEQSTVTFVEEPVAQNN, encoded by the coding sequence ATGAAGCAATTACAAGATGCCATTATTGAACGAGGAACCGTACTATCAACAGGAGTCCTTAAAGTAGATCAATTTCTTAATCACCAAGTCGACACTCAGTTAATGACTGAAATTGGGTTTGAATTTGCTCGTTTATTTCAAGATGAAAAAGTAACAAAGGTCATTACGATCGAGTCTTCCGGAATTGCGCCTAGTTTTATGTGTGCGCATCAATTACAAACGCCACTAATTTTCGCACGTAAGAAAAAATCGGTCACAATGAATCAAGCCAATGTCTATTCCAGTCGCGTCTATTCCTTTACCAAACAGGAATATTCCGAGGTGACGGTTTCTAAAGATTTAATTGAAGAAGGAGATCGGGTTTTACTGATTGACGATTTTCTAGCAAATGGAGAAGCGGCATCAGGCCTAATCAATATTGTTGAACAAGCTGGTGCTTCAGTCGTAGGTGTCGGTATTGTGATAGAAAAATCGTTCCAAAATGGACGAAAAAAGCTTGAAGAAAGAGGACTACGGATTGAATCTCTCGCACGTATTGCTTCACTTGAACAGTCTACTGTGACGTTCGTAGAAGAGCCAGTTGCACAAAACAACTAA